The genomic window GAGGTACTTCATTCGGCCTCGGAGCAGCCGGCGTTCAGCCGGGCGAGCATGCCGTGCAATTGCCGCAGCTCGTCCTGCGAGAGCCGGCCGAAGATCCCCTTCAGGACGGCCTCCTCGCCGGGCTTCGCGGCCCGCGCGAGCCTGCGGCCGGCGACCGTCAGGTAGATCCGGTTGACGCGGCGGTCGTCCGGGTCGGGCCGTCGTTCGACCAGCCCGGCCGCCTCCATGCGGTCGATGAGCCCGACCACGTTGGCCTTCGTCACCAGGAGCCGCTCGGCGAGGTCCTGCTGCGTGAGGCCCTCGCCGAGGCAGAGGGTCATCAGCGCGTCGAACTGGGCGAGCGTCGTCCCGTGGCGGGCCAGCTCCTCGGAGAGGTGGCGTTCCAGCCGCCCGTGGAATTCCACCAGCGCCACGGCGACCTTGACCTCCCAGGGCCGGGGATCGTCGTGCAGGACGGGCAGCGAACGCGAGTGCGGCTTCCGGGTTGGGCTCATTTGGTCAACATCTTAACCAGATTGGGGCGGAGGTCAATGGGGGGAGTTCGGCGAGCCCGATTCGCCATCGGCTTTCTCGCCTGTGCGAGGCGGTCGCCCCCTCTCCTTGACCCTCCCCCGCGGTGGGGAGGGGACCGGAGCATCGGCTCCTCACTTCTGGGTAAGGACAAGCTTGGTGAGGGAGAACCGGATACGCCTCGCCTCACCAGGGGATGATCCGGAGGCTCATGCGACCGACTCTTGGTCTTTTGTAGGGTGAGTCAAGCGGAGCGCGGACGCACCGGACCGCCTTGTCATGTGGTGCGGGTGGGGACGACGGGGGCTCGGGCCTCGCATGCGAGGTGAACCCGGGCCGTGCCCGATGACGAGCCGATCCGGTGCGTCCGCGATCCGCTTGACGCACCCTGCAAAAGTCGGACGAGCGGCAAGGCCCTCGCCATCCGCCCCCCTCCCACTCCACGTTGATGACGGGGAGAACCGGATCCTTTCCCGATCTTTCCAGGAGGCTTGTGGGACCAACCCTCAGCCGTGGATCGCCCGGAGGTAGCGCTCGGCCGACCGGCGGACGACCTCCTTGCCGCGGGCGGGGACGATGCCCTTGCCGCGGACGAAGAAGGCGCCGTAGATCCGATCGTATTGCAGGGGCTCCAGGCACTCCATCACGTGCCGGATGGTGGGAGCGTTGAGCGGGATGTAGTTGGGGTAGCTCCACATGAAGCTGACCTGCTTCGGGTCCATGCAGATCTGCGGCTGGTCCCCGGCCATCAGGGCCCCCCGCCCGCCGGCGCCGGCGGGCCAGAGCAGGACCTGGTAGCCCTCGAAGTGGCCGCCGGTGCGGACCAGGGGCAGGCCGCCGAGCAGCGTCTGGCGCTCGCCCTTCCAGAAGCGGACGCACGGATCCGGGCGCATGACCCAGGGACGCTCCGCCTCGTGGATGTGGATCGGGGCGTTGCCGAAGGCGCGGCTCCACTCGATCATCGACGTGTAGTAGTGCGGGTGGGAGATCGCGATCTCGGCGATCCCGCCCAGCTCCTTGATCTTCGCGATCGTCGGGTCGTCGATCAGGCCGACGCAGTCCCAGAGGAGGTTGCCCCCGGGCGTCTGGATCAGGAAGGCCCGCTGGCCGATGCCGAGCTTCGGCTCAACGTTGATCGAGTAGAGGCCGTCCTCCTCCCTCTTGATCGTGTTCTTGTGCGTCCTGCGGAGCCGCTCGAGCGTCGTCCACTCCTGGCCGTCCGGGCCGACGTACTGGCGCTCGTCCTCGCAGATCGGGCAGCGATCCGGCGGGCCCGCCGACTCCGGGAACTGCGTGGCGCACGTGACGCACAGGTAGGCCGCCTTCTCGCTCATCGTCCCCCCCGCCTCGATGGCCGTCAGGCCGGTCAGCGCGGCCGCGGCGGCGGAGCCGTCGCGCAGGAATTTCCTCCGGGAAGCGTTCTCTCGCATGATGCCTCGCAATTCGGTTGCCGGTCCTTCGCCGAGCTCCTCGACCCATCCGCGATCGTAACCGGAACGGCGCCCGGCCGTCACCGTTTCTCCCCGTCGGATCGGGCGAGGCCGCCCCCGGCCCCGGTGCCCGAGGCCTTCCACGCCTCGTGGATGCGGCGGGCGATGGTGGCGTAGCCGGCGGGGTTGGGGTGGGTGTCGTAGGCCCAGTACTGGGGGCCCTCGGCGGCCTCGGCGGCCTCCAGGGCGGCGGTGGCGTCGGCCAGCGGCAGGCCCAGGTCGCGGCAGACCTCGGCCAGGTGGCGGGGCTGGCTGCGGTACTTCGGGTCGACCGGGAGGGCCTCGGCGGTCGCCCGGTCCATCCCGAGGGCGACGAGCGCCGGCACGTAGCGGGGGTGGACCACGCCGAGGAACGGCGTGTAGGCGACCGTCATCCGCGCGCCGGCGGAGCGGCAGACCTCGCGCATCTTCTCGAGGAAGGGCCTCGGCGAGCCCCCCCCGGCGGCGAAGTCGTGGGAGAGCCAGCGGGGCATGTCGGCGGACTGGAAGATGAGCCAGGGGTTGAGGCGGCCGGCCTTCATGTCCTCGCACAGGTCCTCCCGCAGCTCGGGGGGCCGCGGCTTGCCGCTCGACCAGGGATTCGTGGAGTCCGGGACGGGGGCGAAGAAGTCGATCGGCGGGTGGAACCAGCGGCGGTGGATCGGCCTGTCGAGGATCACCCGGTCCAGCAGCTCGGCGAGCCGCGGCCGCGGCCAGCCCGGCGCGGGGCGAGGGAATCGCCGGGGCGGCACGCCCAGGCACCTGGTGTCGTCGTACGGCATGTCGTTGGGATAGAGGGCGACCACGACGTCGGTCGGGCGCAGCAGCGGGACGGCCTCGCTGACGACGGCCCACAGGTGGGGCAGGCTGGCGGCGATCGCGCCGAGGTTGATCACCTCGGCGTCGGTCCCTTCGCCCGCAAGCAGCCGCGACCAGGCCGCCGGGATCGTCTCCGCGTCGCCGGCCCCCTCGCCCTCGATGACGCTGTCCCCGATCACGAGGATCCGCCTCCGCCCCGGGGCCGGGTCGATGGCGAAGTCCGGGGTGCGGAACCCGCGGAGGTTCAGGGAATGGACCTTCACGAACCCGTCCGGCCGGCTCGCGACCCGCAGCCGCTCGTACACGAGCCCGTGGGCCAGCGCCTTGCCGAGGTTCGGGTGCGACTGCGCCATCTGCTGGTAGTGGATGCGGTTGAACGCCGGCACGTCCGGGATCGGGAACATCGCGCGGAAGAGGGCCTCCTGGCCGACGAGCACGGCCAGCAGCGTGGCCAGGCGGAAGAGCCATCGCCGGCGGCGTCGCGCCCGGGTGCCCGCCGGCCGCGATCGATCTCCCGCCGCCTCGGCCTCGGCCGCGGCCGCGCTCGCGGCGGGGGGCTCCATCGGCCCGGCATCGTCGGTCGTCATCGGTGGGACCTCTCGCGGCCCGGGGCCCGTCGGCGCGGCATGACCCGGGCGGCCCGCCGCCCACGTCCCCGGATGCGCCACGCCCCGGCCCGGTCCCCTACACACTACCCGGCGGCGGGGTCGAAGGGCACGGCCCGGCGGATGCACCCGGACGGCCGAGGGCCGCGCCGGCGCCCCCTGTCGCCCCGTCACGCCCGGCCGGCGTGGACCGCGTCGAGCGACTCGAGGTACCGGGCCGCCTCGCCCTCGAGGCGACTCCACAGCTCGGGGAGCGGCCGGTAGGCCTCCCGGATCGAGTCGAGCTCCCCCCGCCTGGCCAGCGTCTCGAGCCCCCGGCAGGCCTCCGACAGGTCCGCCGCCCCCACGGCCATGAAGGATCCCTTCAGGTGGTGGGACCCGCGGGCGACCTCCTGCGGGGCGCCGCCGACGATGCCCGCCTCCAGCCGCCGGAGTTGCGCCGGCACGTCCTCGAGCATCAGCCCGATGACCTCCCGGATCAGCTCCGGGTCGTCGCCGCAGGATTCCCCGACCGCCTCCACCGAGAAGGATCGGTACGGGGCGCCGTCCCGGTCGGCCCCGGCCGCCGCCGCCGGGGGCTCCTCGTCCCGCCCGCCCCAGGCGAGGAGGGCGTCGCGGAGCGGCCCGAGGCGGATCGGCTTGGAGAGGTAGCCGTCCATGCCGCCCTCCAGGCAATGCTCCCTGTCCCCCTGCATCGCGTGCGCCGTGAGGGCGATGATCGGCAGGTGCCGGCCGGAGACCCGCTCGCGCCCGCGGATGGCGGCCGTGGCGGCCAGGCCGTCCATCTCGGGCATCTGGATGTCCATCAGGGCCACGTCGTAGCGGCCGTTCTCGCTGGCCTCGACCGCCTCGCGGCCGTTGCCGACGGCGTGCACCTTGCAGCCGAGCCTGTCGAGCATGGCGCTGACCACCCGGCGGTTGACCTCGTTGTCCTCGGCCAGGAGGATGCGGAGGGCGGCGGTGCGCCGCGACGGCTCGGGGGCCGGCGGCTGGCAGGGCCGGTGGGGGGCGTGGCCGCGGCCCGCGTCCTCCGACTCGCCCCTGGCCCTGCGCAGGGGCAGGTCGAACCGGAAGAGGCTGCCCTCGCCGGGCCGGCTCTCCAGGCCGATCGCGCCGCCCATCAGCTCCACGAGGCTCCGGCAGATGGCCAGGCCCAGGCCCGTGCCGCCGTACTTGCGGCTGGCCCCGCCCTCGACCTGCGTGAAGCTGTCGAAGATGTCCCGGTGGCGGTCCTCGGGGATCCCGATGCCGGTGTCGCGCACCAGGAGCCTCACCCCGGCCAGGTCGCCCGCGTCGGAGAGGGCCTCCGCCTCCAGCGAGATGGAGCCCCGCTCCGTGAACTTGACGGCGTTGCCGGCCAGGTTGGTGAGCACCTGGCGGATCCGGACGGAGTCGCCCACGAGCCGTCCGGGGACATCCGGGGCGACCCGGCAGCGCAGCTCCAGCCCCTTCCGGCGGGCGCGCGGGGCGAGCAGGCGGACCACCTCCTCCATCAGCGAGCGGAGGTCCAGGCCCGCCTCCTCGATCGTCAGCTTGCCGGCCTCGATCTTGGACAGGTCCAGGATGTCGTCGATGATCGTCAGCAGGGCCTCGCCGCTGGAGCGGATGGTCTGCGCGTAGGATCGCTGCACGTCGTCCATCGGGGTGTCCAGGAGCAGCTCGGCCATGCCGACTACGCCGTTCATGGGGGTGCGGATCTCGTGGCTCATGTTCGCCAGGAAGTCCCCCTTGGCCCGGGTGGCCGCCATGGCCTCGTCCCGGGCGACGGCCAGGGCGGCCAGGGTCGCCTCCCGCTCGCGGTCGGCCCGCTTCTTCTCGGTGATGTCGTGGGCGGCGGAGTAGATCAGGCCCCGCTGGACGTCGACGACGGAGCTCCAGCTCAGGTCCCGGTACGAGCCGTCGCGCGCGCGGCACCGATTCTCGAAGCCCAGCATCGGCTCGCCGGCGGCCACCCTGTCGAACTGCTCGCGGGTCTTCTCGGCGTCGTCGGGGTGGACGAGGTCGAGGAAGGGCGACGCCAGCAGCTCCGCCGTCGAGTGGCCGAGCGTCGCCTGCCAGGCCGGGTTCACCATCCGGAAATAGCCGTCGGTCCCCGCGACGCAGAGGAGGTCCAGGGAGACGCGGAAGAACTTCCCGCGCTCGTCCTCGGCCTGCTTGCGCGACGTGATGTCCTCGATCTGGGAGACGATGTGCAGCGGCCTGCCCTGGGCGTCCCTCACGAGCGAGCTCCTCAGGACGACCCAGACGACGCTCCCGTCCTTGCGGATGTATCGCTTCTCCGCCTGGAAGGAGGAGATCCCGCCGGCGAGCAGGCTGCGCATGCTCAGGAGGTCCGTGTAGAGGTCGTCGGGATGCGTGACGTCCCGGTACGTCATGCCGCGCAGCTCGGCGTCGGTGTAGCCGAGGAACTGGCAGAACGCGCGATTCACCATCAGCCAGCGGCCCTCCGGCGACAGGATCGCCATGCCGATGGCCGCGGCGTCGAACGCGCCGCGGAATTGCACCTCGCTCCGCCGCAGCCGCCGCTCCGCCTCGCGTCGGGCCCTCGCCTGGCGGAGGATCAGGAAGGCCGCCGTCAGGATCCCGAGGTTCGCGACGGTCCCGCAGATCGTCAGGGCGCCGAGGATCCTCTCGCTGGCGGTCTCCGCGGCGGCGTGCCGCCCCAGCCGCTCGGTGCCGAGGGCCACCATGTCGGCGATCCGCCGGCGGATCTCGTCCGTGAGCGCCTTGCCCCGGGAGGTCGCGACCATGGCGCGCGCGGTCTCGAACCCGGCGTCGCGGCGGGCCTCGACGGTCGCCCGGGCCACCTCCAGCAGGTCGTCCACCACGGGCCGCAATCCCGCCAGCCGCGGCCGCATCTCCGGGTCATCCTCCGACGACCGGCGCAACTCCTCGAACAGCGAGCCGATCCGCGGCAGCGCCCGCTCGTAGGGCTCCAGGAAGGAGACCTCGCCCGTGACGACGTAGCCCCGCTTGCCGGTCTCCACGTCGACGATCAGGTTCAGGAAGTCGGAGAAGCGGCGGAGCGAGGCCAGGGCCCCCCCGGTGCGCTTCGCCTCCCGGGACGCCCCCGCGACGCCCCGATACCCGAAGACGCCGAGCGCCAGGGAGATGCCCCCGACCACGAGGAATGGGGCGGCCACCTTCCACGCCAGGGGCGATTTCATGATTGCCCCCTGTGGCGGAATTCCACCCGGCCCCCGCCCGCCCCCCTGCCTTCCCCGTCCGGGGATCGGCGGGGCTCCAGGGCCCGCTCGAAGTCGGACCGTCGGACGGGCTTAACTAGAAAATCGTCCATCCCGCACTTCTCGTAGGCCTCGCTGTCCCTCGCCTCCGCGGAAATCCCGAGGATCCGCGGGCGGGGCGACTCGTCATGCCGGAGTCGCAGCTCGGATGCGGCCTCGAACCCGCCCAGCTCGGGCATCTCGACGTCCAGGATGATGACCTGGAAGCTGAGCCGGGAGGCCGCGTCGACCGCCTCCCGCCCGTTCCTGACGGGGGTAACCGTATGGCCCAGGCTCTGGAGCAGGCCCCGCATGGCCACCCGGAGCATCTCGTTGTCATCCGCCAGCAGGATGTGTAGCGGCCGGTGCCGCCCCTCGGGCGGCTCGCACAGAGAAGAAAGCACCGTCGCTTCTCCTGTATCGCGCATTTTTTACCTAACCTACGCGGTTGGCTTATAAATTTAGCATGCACTCCCAAGGATAGCAACTTGCTTGGAAGCTTTTTTATGCAGAGTCAGGCGATGCAGCGGCCGCGCTGGGCCATACCTGTCCGCGGCGGATCATGGACGGAGACTTGGGAAGAGGCGACGACCCTCCGGAGGCCGCGGCCAGCGGGGAGGACGCGGCCCGGGATGCCGGCGCGGCGAGGTCGGGCGGCCCGCCCTGGTGCGACCGCCATGGCGGGGATATGATTCTAATATTGAACTATTTGACTTCGGAACAGGGCGGGCCTACCATGTCGCCGAGCGAGAAGGAAGGCCCGCGGGATGCCTCGGGCACCCTGGCAAATCTCTGGCGCCTGATGCAGTCGATCCTGGACGAGGCGGCGCCGGTGCTGGAGGCCCAGGGGCTCTCGCCCAAGGCGTTCTTCGTGCTGGAGGCGGTCGGGGAGCACCCGTTCCCGGCCGAGCTCGCGCGGCGGATGCACCTGCCGCCGCCGACGGTGACGTACCTGGTCAAGCAGCTCGAGGCCGGGGGGTTCCTGGAGCGGCGGGCGGAGGCTGGCGACCTGCGGAAGTTCCGCCTGGCCCTCACCGCGGCCGGCGAGGCCGCCCTGGGCAGGGGCGGCGCGGCGCTCGGGGAGGCCTTCGCCGGGCGCCTGGGCCGCCTGTCGCCCGGCGAGGCGGCCGCGTTCGACCGCGTCGTGGGCCGCCTCGCGGCGCCCCGCGACGACGGGGCGTGACGGGTCCAGACACGGCTCAAGTAGGGAGATCGACGATGCGATACCGGCTGCTCGGCGGGTCCGGTCTGCGGGTCTCGGAGCTCTGCCTGGGGACGATGACCTTCGGCGAGGACTGGGGCTGGGGCTCCTCGAAGGACGAGAGCCGCCGGGTGCTGGACGCCTTCCTCGAGGCCGGCGGCAACTTCATCGACACAGCCAACGTCTACACCAACGGCACCAGCGAGTCCCTCCTGGGCGAGTTCCTCGAGGGCCGCCGCGACGGCGTCGTCCTGGCGACGAAGTACACCAACACCATGCCCGGGCCCGACCCCAACGCCGGGGGCAACCAGCGCAAGAACATGATGCGGTCGGTCGAGGCGAGCCTGAGGCGGCTGAAGACCGACTACATCGACCTCTACTGGCTGCACATCTGGGACCGCATCACGCCGCTCGAGGAGGTGATGCGGGGCTTCGACGACCTGGTGCGGCAGGGCAAGATCCTCCACGCCGGCGTCTCCGACATGGCAGCCTGGGCGGTCGCCCGGGCCAACACGCTGGCGGAGCTCCGCGGCTGGTCGCCGTTCGTCGCCCTCCAGATCGAATACAGCCTCGCCGAGCGCACGGTCGAGCGCGAGCTGCTGCCGATGGCCGAGGCCCTCGGCCTGGGCGTGACCGCCTGGTCGCCCCTGGCCGGCGGGCTCCTGACCGGCAAGTACGCCGGCGGCAAGGCGGAGGCCGAGGCCCGGATGAACTCCGAGATGATGAAGTCCTTCGCTTAGCCCCGCGAGCGCCTGGAGGCGACCGTCGCCGAGGTCCTCTCGGTCTCCAAGGAGGTCGGCCGGTCCCCCGCCCAGGTCGCGCTCGCCTGGCTACGGCAGCGCCCCGTGCCGGTGATCCCGATCGTCGGCGCCCGCCGGCTCGACCAGTTCAAGGACAACCTGGCCTGCCTCGACCTGAGGCTCGACGCCCCGCAGTTCGATCGCCTCGAGGCAGCGAGCCGCGTCCCTCTCGGGTTCCCGCACGACTTCTACGCCAACGGGATGGTCAACGGGCTGGTCTACGGCGGCCTGCGGGATCGGATCGACGCGTGAGCCGGGGGGCGTCGGCCGCCACCCGCGGGGGAGGCGGCCCTCGCCCGACCATGGGAGCCTTCGCCCATGAAGCGAGTCCTCCTCTCCTGGAGCTCCGGCAAGGACAGCGCCTGGGCGCTGCACGCCCTCCGGCGGCGGCCGGACGTCGAGCTCGTCGGCCTCCTGACGACGTTCAACGAGGCGGCCGGTCGGGTCGCGATGCACGCCGTGAGGAGGGCCCTCGTCGAGGCCCAGGCGGAGGCGGCGGGCCTGCCGCTGACGGCCGTGATGCTGCCGCAGCCGTGCACCAACGAGGCCTACGAACGGCGCATGAAGGACGCGATCGCCGCGGCGAGGTCCGAGG from Aquisphaera giovannonii includes these protein-coding regions:
- a CDS encoding MarR family winged helix-turn-helix transcriptional regulator codes for the protein MSPTRKPHSRSLPVLHDDPRPWEVKVAVALVEFHGRLERHLSEELARHGTTLAQFDALMTLCLGEGLTQQDLAERLLVTKANVVGLIDRMEAAGLVERRPDPDDRRVNRIYLTVAGRRLARAAKPGEEAVLKGIFGRLSQDELRQLHGMLARLNAGCSEAE
- a CDS encoding MBL fold metallo-hydrolase, which codes for MRENASRRKFLRDGSAAAAALTGLTAIEAGGTMSEKAAYLCVTCATQFPESAGPPDRCPICEDERQYVGPDGQEWTTLERLRRTHKNTIKREEDGLYSINVEPKLGIGQRAFLIQTPGGNLLWDCVGLIDDPTIAKIKELGGIAEIAISHPHYYTSMIEWSRAFGNAPIHIHEAERPWVMRPDPCVRFWKGERQTLLGGLPLVRTGGHFEGYQVLLWPAGAGGRGALMAGDQPQICMDPKQVSFMWSYPNYIPLNAPTIRHVMECLEPLQYDRIYGAFFVRGKGIVPARGKEVVRRSAERYLRAIHG
- a CDS encoding SGNH/GDSL hydrolase family protein codes for the protein MTTDDAGPMEPPAASAAAAEAEAAGDRSRPAGTRARRRRRWLFRLATLLAVLVGQEALFRAMFPIPDVPAFNRIHYQQMAQSHPNLGKALAHGLVYERLRVASRPDGFVKVHSLNLRGFRTPDFAIDPAPGRRRILVIGDSVIEGEGAGDAETIPAAWSRLLAGEGTDAEVINLGAIAASLPHLWAVVSEAVPLLRPTDVVVALYPNDMPYDDTRCLGVPPRRFPRPAPGWPRPRLAELLDRVILDRPIHRRWFHPPIDFFAPVPDSTNPWSSGKPRPPELREDLCEDMKAGRLNPWLIFQSADMPRWLSHDFAAGGGSPRPFLEKMREVCRSAGARMTVAYTPFLGVVHPRYVPALVALGMDRATAEALPVDPKYRSQPRHLAEVCRDLGLPLADATAALEAAEAAEGPQYWAYDTHPNPAGYATIARRIHEAWKASGTGAGGGLARSDGEKR
- a CDS encoding PAS domain S-box protein produces the protein MKSPLAWKVAAPFLVVGGISLALGVFGYRGVAGASREAKRTGGALASLRRFSDFLNLIVDVETGKRGYVVTGEVSFLEPYERALPRIGSLFEELRRSSEDDPEMRPRLAGLRPVVDDLLEVARATVEARRDAGFETARAMVATSRGKALTDEIRRRIADMVALGTERLGRHAAAETASERILGALTICGTVANLGILTAAFLILRQARARREAERRLRRSEVQFRGAFDAAAIGMAILSPEGRWLMVNRAFCQFLGYTDAELRGMTYRDVTHPDDLYTDLLSMRSLLAGGISSFQAEKRYIRKDGSVVWVVLRSSLVRDAQGRPLHIVSQIEDITSRKQAEDERGKFFRVSLDLLCVAGTDGYFRMVNPAWQATLGHSTAELLASPFLDLVHPDDAEKTREQFDRVAAGEPMLGFENRCRARDGSYRDLSWSSVVDVQRGLIYSAAHDITEKKRADREREATLAALAVARDEAMAATRAKGDFLANMSHEIRTPMNGVVGMAELLLDTPMDDVQRSYAQTIRSSGEALLTIIDDILDLSKIEAGKLTIEEAGLDLRSLMEEVVRLLAPRARRKGLELRCRVAPDVPGRLVGDSVRIRQVLTNLAGNAVKFTERGSISLEAEALSDAGDLAGVRLLVRDTGIGIPEDRHRDIFDSFTQVEGGASRKYGGTGLGLAICRSLVELMGGAIGLESRPGEGSLFRFDLPLRRARGESEDAGRGHAPHRPCQPPAPEPSRRTAALRILLAEDNEVNRRVVSAMLDRLGCKVHAVGNGREAVEASENGRYDVALMDIQMPEMDGLAATAAIRGRERVSGRHLPIIALTAHAMQGDREHCLEGGMDGYLSKPIRLGPLRDALLAWGGRDEEPPAAAAGADRDGAPYRSFSVEAVGESCGDDPELIREVIGLMLEDVPAQLRRLEAGIVGGAPQEVARGSHHLKGSFMAVGAADLSEACRGLETLARRGELDSIREAYRPLPELWSRLEGEAARYLESLDAVHAGRA
- a CDS encoding response regulator translates to MLSSLCEPPEGRHRPLHILLADDNEMLRVAMRGLLQSLGHTVTPVRNGREAVDAASRLSFQVIILDVEMPELGGFEAASELRLRHDESPRPRILGISAEARDSEAYEKCGMDDFLVKPVRRSDFERALEPRRSPDGEGRGAGGGRVEFRHRGQS
- a CDS encoding MarR family winged helix-turn-helix transcriptional regulator, whose amino-acid sequence is MSPSEKEGPRDASGTLANLWRLMQSILDEAAPVLEAQGLSPKAFFVLEAVGEHPFPAELARRMHLPPPTVTYLVKQLEAGGFLERRAEAGDLRKFRLALTAAGEAALGRGGAALGEAFAGRLGRLSPGEAAAFDRVVGRLAAPRDDGA